A genome region from Tautonia marina includes the following:
- a CDS encoding helicase-associated domain-containing protein, with product MIDPTLDDDFDADERGDSSPPCSYRAALAEATPFRLRLILRELGHEPGRRTSGLADELADRLDEPGVVAGLLADLSPVERQGLGLFALSETAAWPAVAFGETLRGLGLDQQQAIERPMALGLIVPMPPAADPEDRLWPLDPERVGGMRLVAHPAVLETARMDEPEGEGPPVLDEPARLVRESDGLEAVLRLAALWQLADTSPLKRTRQGGLYKRDRQRLDEDPALAGPIADVLHPPEDHVSLWLSLGRSIGLLIDEPESDRIVAAPASIWAEHGVHLPQMIAARWLGGVDLTDGGDDPGSNLALRPVALLWLASLEEGAWARLDELAAWLSGRMRPPNPPEPSGKAERRRGRSADETPSGDPMTEVLRSTLLGPAYLLGLVRVGEAGPSRTPAVQLTDRGRYVLGLGPPPPPPPRIEQFLFVQPNFEIVAYRQGLNPALIGRLSRFARWSQLGSALTLRLNSDAIDRGLASGLSVDQIRDWLTRHGVRPLPDGVAGAIASWAGRRDRLTYYASATLIEFSSAEDLEVALADWAEGTAPPPVRVADRVLLVEDEGAIPFRRFQLAGARDYRKPPESCVEVGSDGISLSADPARGDLFIEAELSRFADPMPGDGSETTLRRRYIVSPESLKRASHEGLTLTGLSQWYSHRTGAPMPPVIRWLASIVGFEGAQPAEVVRAGRPLIVRTERSEVLDGLLQHPETRPLFGDRLGPTAAIVRSGDPDRLQQVLAKLGVSLAVE from the coding sequence ATGATTGACCCGACGCTTGACGACGACTTCGACGCCGACGAACGCGGGGATTCGTCTCCGCCCTGTTCCTATCGTGCCGCGCTGGCCGAGGCCACCCCGTTCCGGCTCCGGTTGATCTTGCGGGAACTCGGCCACGAGCCGGGCCGGAGGACCTCGGGCCTGGCCGACGAACTGGCCGATCGGCTGGACGAGCCGGGAGTCGTCGCCGGCCTCCTGGCCGACCTCTCGCCAGTCGAGCGGCAAGGACTCGGACTCTTTGCGCTGAGCGAAACCGCCGCCTGGCCGGCGGTGGCCTTCGGCGAGACCTTGCGCGGGCTCGGGCTCGACCAGCAGCAGGCCATCGAGCGGCCAATGGCCCTGGGCCTGATTGTGCCAATGCCCCCGGCGGCCGATCCCGAAGATCGGCTCTGGCCGCTCGACCCCGAGCGCGTGGGCGGCATGCGTCTGGTCGCTCATCCCGCGGTGCTCGAAACGGCCCGGATGGACGAGCCGGAGGGAGAAGGACCGCCGGTCCTCGACGAACCGGCGCGGCTCGTCCGGGAATCGGATGGCCTGGAGGCGGTCCTCCGCCTGGCGGCCCTCTGGCAGCTTGCCGATACCAGCCCCCTGAAGCGCACTCGGCAAGGGGGGCTCTACAAGCGCGATCGTCAGCGGCTCGACGAAGACCCTGCACTGGCCGGGCCGATTGCCGACGTGTTGCACCCGCCCGAGGATCACGTCTCGCTCTGGTTGAGCCTCGGTCGGTCGATCGGCCTGCTCATCGACGAACCGGAAAGCGATCGGATTGTCGCGGCTCCGGCGTCGATCTGGGCGGAGCACGGGGTCCATCTGCCGCAGATGATCGCCGCGCGGTGGCTCGGCGGAGTGGACCTGACCGACGGAGGGGACGATCCGGGATCGAACCTCGCCCTACGTCCGGTCGCCTTGCTCTGGCTGGCCAGCCTGGAGGAAGGGGCATGGGCCCGACTTGACGAGCTGGCCGCCTGGCTCTCGGGTCGGATGCGACCCCCGAACCCTCCGGAACCGAGCGGCAAGGCCGAGCGCCGTCGAGGCCGATCGGCCGACGAGACTCCCTCGGGCGATCCGATGACCGAGGTCCTGCGATCGACCTTGCTCGGCCCGGCGTATTTGCTTGGCCTGGTCCGGGTCGGCGAAGCGGGACCGAGTCGCACACCAGCCGTGCAACTGACCGATCGCGGACGCTATGTGCTGGGTCTCGGGCCGCCGCCGCCGCCACCGCCTCGGATCGAGCAATTCCTGTTTGTGCAGCCGAACTTTGAGATCGTCGCCTATCGCCAGGGGCTCAATCCGGCCCTGATCGGCCGTCTCAGCCGGTTCGCCAGGTGGTCGCAACTGGGTTCGGCCCTGACGCTTCGGCTCAACTCCGACGCGATCGACCGCGGCCTGGCCTCGGGGCTCTCGGTTGATCAGATCCGAGACTGGCTGACCCGGCACGGCGTCCGCCCGTTGCCCGATGGAGTGGCCGGGGCGATTGCCTCGTGGGCCGGTCGGCGCGATCGGCTGACCTACTACGCCTCAGCCACCTTGATCGAGTTCTCCAGCGCCGAGGACCTTGAAGTGGCCCTGGCCGATTGGGCCGAGGGAACCGCTCCGCCGCCGGTTCGGGTCGCCGATCGCGTCTTGCTCGTCGAGGATGAGGGGGCAATCCCGTTCCGCCGTTTTCAACTGGCCGGAGCAAGAGATTATCGCAAGCCGCCCGAATCGTGCGTGGAAGTCGGCTCGGACGGCATCTCACTCTCTGCCGACCCTGCGAGGGGAGATCTGTTCATCGAGGCCGAACTGTCACGCTTTGCCGACCCGATGCCGGGGGACGGATCGGAAACAACGCTCCGGCGCCGCTACATCGTTTCGCCGGAGTCCTTGAAGCGAGCGTCGCACGAGGGGCTGACGCTCACTGGCCTGTCTCAGTGGTATTCGCACCGAACCGGCGCGCCGATGCCGCCGGTCATCCGATGGCTGGCGAGCATCGTCGGATTCGAAGGGGCCCAACCGGCCGAGGTGGTCCGAGCTGGACGCCCCCTGATTGTTCGGACAGAGCGATCGGAGGTTCTCGACGGCTTGCTCCAGCATCCCGAGACCCGCCCCCTGTTCGGTGATCGCCTGGGGCCGACCGCGGCCATCGTCCGATCGGGCGACCCCGATCGGCTTCAGCAAGTCCTGGCAAAGCTGGGTGTCTCGCTGGCTGTGGAGTGA
- a CDS encoding RNA polymerase sigma factor has product MPLRDFDRQLLDRCLKHEPGSWIEFVDRYMGLIYHVINHVAYARSVTLSAADVEDICAEIMLRLIDDDYAVLRRFKGQSSLPTYLTVITRRICVKELVKRQREASLGHARAHRAVVMAEDEEDLAEPIASAEEVEVMLRQLSGREAEVVRLYHLSSLNYRQIGKQLGIPENSVGPILATARRKLREAAEERSR; this is encoded by the coding sequence GTGCCCCTCCGCGACTTCGACCGCCAGCTTCTCGATCGCTGTCTGAAGCACGAACCCGGTTCCTGGATCGAGTTCGTCGATCGTTACATGGGTCTGATTTATCATGTCATCAATCATGTCGCCTACGCTCGAAGCGTGACCCTTTCGGCCGCCGACGTCGAGGACATCTGCGCCGAGATCATGCTGCGGCTCATTGATGACGATTACGCCGTTCTTCGGCGCTTCAAGGGGCAAAGTTCCCTGCCCACGTACTTGACGGTCATTACCCGTCGGATCTGCGTCAAGGAACTGGTCAAGCGTCAGCGAGAAGCTTCGCTCGGTCATGCCCGCGCCCATCGCGCCGTGGTCATGGCTGAGGATGAGGAAGACCTGGCCGAGCCGATCGCCTCGGCCGAGGAAGTTGAGGTCATGCTCCGCCAGCTTTCGGGGCGAGAGGCCGAGGTGGTGCGCCTTTATCACCTCTCCTCCCTCAATTACCGTCAGATCGGCAAGCAACTCGGCATTCCCGAAAATTCCGTCGGTCCGATCCTCGCCACGGCTCGCCGCAAGCTCCGTGAAGCGGCCGAAGAACGCTCTCGATGA
- a CDS encoding response regulator: MDTSSDQPVILIADDNPQNVELLEAYLAGLDCEILTASDGEETLKVVAEHKPDLVLLDVMMPRVSGFEVCRTIRSDPETSNTLILIVTALNEASDFERGVQAGTDDFLTKPVNKVELLCRVKSLLRVRHLKNQLDRTLAYLADVETSSRDQD; this comes from the coding sequence ATGGACACCTCCTCGGATCAGCCGGTCATCCTGATCGCCGACGACAATCCGCAGAACGTTGAGCTGCTGGAAGCCTATCTTGCCGGCCTCGATTGCGAGATCCTGACGGCTTCGGACGGCGAAGAGACGCTGAAGGTCGTCGCCGAGCACAAGCCGGACCTCGTCCTGCTCGATGTGATGATGCCTCGCGTCTCGGGCTTCGAGGTCTGCCGGACCATCCGATCCGACCCGGAGACAAGCAACACCCTCATCCTCATTGTCACCGCCCTGAACGAGGCGTCCGACTTTGAGCGCGGTGTGCAGGCCGGGACCGACGACTTCCTGACCAAGCCGGTCAACAAGGTCGAGCTGCTCTGCCGGGTCAAGAGCCTCCTGCGGGTGCGCCACCTGAAAAACCAGCTCGACCGAACCCTGGCCTACCTGGCCGATGTCGAGACCAGCAGCCGAGATCAGGACTGA
- a CDS encoding acyltransferase family protein, whose protein sequence is MMDLPPLLRNPRYTLLDVFRGVACLMVVVHHAGFVLLPGEAPQSGAFAGLGRTMNDVLRHFDLGVPLFFVISGYCIAASVDAMRRRGTSPARFVGRRLWRIYPPYWVAVAWFVLVAITFQRLGLERLLCCHSPYGLEMNLPQGMNRLQWLGNLTLTETWRPLVTGGPALIFTRVAWSLCYEEQFYFICFLMLMLASKRLYAAMGWTTVVIVLIRVVAADVGMIHRLSGTFFDLWHQFAIGLAVYWRLNVPSEPWKRRAVELALVGTALIGFQERMVNTPVAYSTGVTAVFGLVLIALRDHDDRICQWRWIVPLKEIGRRSYSVYLYHLPITTVGTFGLYELGITGFWQRVFLTIPIVSITAVMVSLGFFWLVERHFLNPPIVGPSKASPEGRIPLAGETASPAPATDSEEARAG, encoded by the coding sequence ATGATGGATCTGCCTCCGCTGCTTCGTAATCCGCGTTACACGCTCCTCGACGTGTTCCGAGGGGTCGCCTGCCTGATGGTCGTGGTCCATCACGCGGGTTTTGTCCTCTTACCAGGCGAGGCACCGCAGTCGGGGGCCTTTGCCGGGCTGGGACGGACGATGAACGACGTCCTCAGGCATTTCGACCTGGGCGTGCCGTTATTCTTCGTCATCAGCGGCTATTGCATCGCGGCAAGTGTCGACGCGATGAGACGGCGAGGAACCTCGCCGGCGCGATTCGTGGGGCGTCGGCTCTGGCGGATCTATCCGCCGTACTGGGTGGCGGTCGCCTGGTTCGTGCTGGTGGCCATCACGTTTCAGCGGCTGGGCCTGGAGCGATTGCTCTGCTGCCATTCTCCTTACGGCCTGGAAATGAACCTGCCGCAGGGCATGAACCGGCTCCAGTGGCTTGGGAACCTGACACTGACCGAGACGTGGCGACCATTGGTCACGGGTGGACCGGCCTTGATCTTCACGAGGGTCGCCTGGTCGCTCTGCTACGAGGAGCAGTTCTACTTCATCTGCTTCCTGATGCTGATGCTCGCGTCGAAGCGGTTGTACGCGGCGATGGGGTGGACGACCGTCGTGATCGTCTTGATCCGGGTCGTGGCGGCCGACGTGGGGATGATTCACCGGCTCAGTGGAACCTTCTTCGACCTCTGGCATCAGTTCGCCATCGGCCTGGCGGTCTACTGGCGGCTCAACGTGCCGTCGGAACCCTGGAAGCGAAGGGCCGTCGAGCTGGCCCTGGTGGGAACGGCGTTGATCGGCTTTCAGGAACGGATGGTCAATACACCGGTCGCCTATTCGACCGGAGTGACGGCCGTCTTCGGTCTGGTCCTGATCGCCCTGCGCGACCACGACGATCGCATCTGCCAGTGGCGCTGGATCGTGCCACTCAAGGAAATCGGTCGGCGCAGTTACAGTGTCTACCTGTACCACCTGCCGATCACGACGGTTGGCACCTTCGGCCTGTATGAGTTGGGGATCACCGGCTTCTGGCAGCGGGTCTTTCTGACGATTCCGATCGTCTCGATCACAGCGGTGATGGTCAGCCTCGGGTTCTTCTGGCTGGTCGAGCGGCACTTCCTCAACCCGCCGATCGTGGGCCCGAGCAAGGCGAGCCCTGAAGGTCGGATTCCCCTGGCCGGCGAGACGGCTTCTCCTGCTCCCGCGACGGACTCGGAGGAAGCCAGGGCGGGGTGA
- a CDS encoding fused DSP-PTPase phosphatase/NAD kinase-like protein, whose amino-acid sequence MQPSPESPRARIIRRHWPWIVLALALVPAIGYLAIFPSGVDREFPEVVRPTFSAYPPAAYRVAEPGDTLDRIAMYLASGAVALSIFGVTRRRAVGPGGSLWIAALGVSLVSFWSVTNPWPTFDGWHGLGWRVVFDSDAPDALRGAIAVAGLALLGMIAVGIRGVDRAWPLLMLRAKRSGILPMLVVAGVLASLRALEWPATEPRGFWTRWAAIGAAWLWLAALIRMRPSVPTPRIARVGTRVAVVGGTVGLIVVGLTVFWYHRPLERFRAIDPGKIYISAMPHGEGLEVLHRRHGFKTIINLFQEDLPGLRSPHLDAEIAFAQAHDIHFIRSPVEASKAEAFMDETLRLANDPEAWPILLHCHACMDRTPAWWGIYQFVVKERPLIESLQAIEQHRGSRPKGSVTLLYNRVLARLAPDRHRADPTAALLQRYARGTPDPFEIQLERERQLAQDDQESAPKTR is encoded by the coding sequence ATGCAACCGAGCCCAGAATCCCCGAGGGCCCGGATCATCCGGAGACACTGGCCCTGGATCGTACTGGCCCTGGCGCTCGTCCCGGCGATCGGCTACCTGGCCATCTTCCCGAGCGGCGTCGATCGGGAATTTCCCGAGGTCGTCCGGCCGACCTTCAGCGCCTATCCTCCGGCGGCGTATCGCGTGGCCGAACCGGGAGATACGCTCGACCGGATCGCCATGTACCTTGCGTCGGGCGCCGTCGCGCTCTCGATCTTTGGGGTGACCCGTCGGCGCGCCGTCGGGCCGGGCGGCTCACTCTGGATCGCAGCGCTGGGCGTCTCGCTCGTGAGCTTCTGGTCGGTGACGAATCCGTGGCCGACGTTCGACGGCTGGCATGGCCTGGGCTGGCGGGTCGTGTTCGACTCTGACGCTCCGGACGCTCTGCGAGGGGCGATCGCCGTGGCCGGCCTGGCGCTGCTCGGGATGATCGCCGTCGGAATCAGAGGCGTTGATCGGGCCTGGCCGTTGCTGATGCTGCGGGCGAAGCGATCGGGAATTTTGCCGATGCTCGTTGTGGCCGGAGTGCTGGCCAGTCTGCGAGCCCTGGAGTGGCCCGCCACCGAGCCGAGAGGGTTCTGGACCCGTTGGGCGGCCATCGGCGCGGCCTGGCTCTGGCTGGCAGCCTTGATCCGCATGAGACCGTCGGTGCCGACTCCTCGAATTGCTCGGGTCGGGACGCGAGTTGCGGTCGTGGGAGGGACGGTCGGCCTGATCGTCGTCGGGCTGACGGTCTTCTGGTATCACCGGCCCCTGGAACGCTTCCGGGCGATCGATCCGGGGAAGATCTACATCAGCGCAATGCCGCACGGCGAAGGGCTGGAAGTGCTCCATCGGCGGCACGGATTCAAGACCATCATTAACCTGTTCCAGGAAGACCTGCCCGGGTTACGCAGCCCGCACCTCGACGCCGAAATCGCCTTCGCCCAGGCCCACGACATCCACTTCATCCGAAGCCCGGTCGAAGCCAGCAAGGCCGAGGCCTTCATGGACGAAACGCTCCGCCTGGCGAACGATCCCGAAGCCTGGCCCATCTTGCTGCACTGCCATGCCTGCATGGACCGCACCCCGGCCTGGTGGGGGATTTACCAGTTCGTGGTGAAAGAGCGGCCGTTGATCGAGTCGCTGCAGGCGATCGAGCAGCATCGCGGTTCACGGCCGAAAGGCTCGGTCACCTTGCTCTACAACCGCGTGCTGGCTCGGCTGGCTCCCGATCGCCACCGGGCCGATCCCACCGCGGCCTTGCTTCAGCGCTACGCCCGGGGAACCCCCGATCCCTTCGAGATTCAGCTCGAACGGGAACGCCAACTCGCTCAGGACGATCAGGAGTCGGCTCCCAAAACCCGCTGA
- a CDS encoding HPF/RaiA family ribosome-associated protein, which translates to MHVQLNTNNHVHGSADLADRIRTEVEDSLSRFGEQITRVEVHVSDVNGSTKSGIDIKCTIEARLAGLQPIAVTDQSTNVDDAVTGALKKLERSLDSTTGRLGHVKGRTSFGGDQEI; encoded by the coding sequence ATGCATGTCCAGCTGAACACGAACAATCACGTCCATGGGTCCGCCGATCTGGCCGACCGCATCCGCACCGAGGTCGAAGATTCGCTCAGTCGGTTCGGCGAGCAGATTACCCGCGTCGAGGTCCACGTCAGCGACGTTAACGGCTCGACCAAGTCGGGAATCGACATCAAATGCACCATCGAAGCCCGCCTCGCCGGCCTGCAGCCGATTGCGGTGACCGATCAGTCGACCAATGTTGACGATGCCGTCACCGGCGCGCTCAAAAAGCTGGAACGCTCGCTCGACAGCACCACCGGCCGCCTTGGGCACGTCAAGGGACGCACCTCCTTCGGGGGCGATCAGGAGATCTGA
- a CDS encoding polymorphic toxin-type HINT domain-containing protein, with amino-acid sequence MCCPSMIGPVWIVSLGLSFGTGVSDAPPLDPAKAAYQAAAAAAGRDADAQLQLSLWCEAQGRLSEAQHHLALAVLIDPDHAAARALMGRVRFGESWVRPGDVPRRYTPDPDRAALREEYEGRRSRLDPTADAHWKLALWCEQKGLLDEATAHFTAVTRLNPKREAAWKRLGYTQKDGRWLTQDQIAVEEAEAAARAAVEAEWRPRLEQWAAMLADPARRGEAITGLGSVDHPLLVPAVWSVLVAGPRADQPAAVQVLGQIDARDASRALAQLAVLSDDAEVRRVATETLRRRDPREWAGPLVGSLRDLFRYEVRPVGGPGSPGVLYIEGEKFDTRRFYEVRATTAFRPPMPGEVAAIGPDGTAYGMVPQIAFGQPSAEVSNLAGRLASDPQNAVSILKEEATRRNGASQLTPTAGLFLRGAIPLASDPLGSWAVGGHLRPIQDNALRNYLFLQQETLNAQQRLEADLRFIEETNAAIVKTNQQVLPVLQQGTGLESGLDRQGWQDWFLNQIGFQAHRGRDTARRPIIDQRVMFGQLTTSCFAAGTPVWTDRGTVPIEDLILGDLVLSQDTTTGALSYRPIIATHHNPPSKTFEVRIDGETIVASEFHRFWVAGRGWVMARDLDVGDVVRALGRTAAVEAIDDGQVQPVFNLSVADSRSFFVGELGALVHDNSLPSATIAPFDAVPDLAALKLLEAPEADSGG; translated from the coding sequence ATGTGCTGCCCGTCGATGATTGGCCCGGTCTGGATCGTCTCGCTCGGCCTGAGCTTTGGAACTGGCGTTTCCGACGCGCCCCCACTTGACCCCGCCAAGGCCGCCTACCAGGCTGCGGCCGCGGCCGCCGGACGCGATGCCGACGCACAGCTCCAACTTTCGCTCTGGTGCGAGGCCCAGGGCCGACTCTCGGAGGCGCAGCATCACCTCGCCCTGGCCGTGTTGATCGACCCCGACCACGCCGCGGCTCGGGCTCTGATGGGTCGCGTACGGTTTGGCGAGTCGTGGGTCCGGCCGGGAGACGTGCCCCGTCGCTACACTCCCGATCCCGACCGGGCCGCCCTCCGCGAGGAGTACGAAGGCCGCCGCTCCCGGCTCGATCCGACCGCCGACGCTCACTGGAAGCTGGCCCTCTGGTGCGAGCAGAAGGGGCTGCTCGACGAGGCCACGGCCCACTTCACCGCCGTCACCCGGCTCAATCCGAAACGAGAGGCCGCCTGGAAGCGCCTCGGATATACGCAGAAGGATGGCCGCTGGCTGACCCAGGACCAGATCGCCGTCGAGGAAGCCGAGGCCGCCGCCCGGGCTGCCGTCGAGGCCGAGTGGCGTCCCCGCCTGGAGCAATGGGCCGCGATGCTCGCCGACCCCGCCCGCCGCGGTGAGGCGATCACCGGGCTCGGTTCGGTCGATCACCCGCTGCTCGTCCCGGCGGTCTGGTCGGTGCTCGTCGCCGGCCCGCGTGCTGATCAGCCGGCCGCGGTGCAGGTTCTCGGACAGATCGATGCCCGAGACGCCTCTCGGGCCCTCGCGCAGCTCGCTGTCCTCAGCGACGATGCCGAAGTCCGTCGTGTGGCCACCGAGACGCTTCGCCGCCGCGACCCCCGCGAATGGGCCGGTCCACTCGTGGGTTCGCTCCGCGATCTGTTTCGATACGAGGTCCGCCCGGTTGGCGGCCCCGGTTCGCCGGGCGTGCTCTACATCGAGGGGGAGAAGTTCGATACCCGTCGCTTCTACGAAGTCCGTGCCACGACTGCGTTTCGGCCACCGATGCCTGGTGAGGTGGCGGCGATTGGTCCTGACGGAACGGCCTACGGGATGGTTCCGCAAATCGCCTTTGGGCAACCCAGCGCCGAGGTTTCGAACCTCGCTGGCCGACTGGCCTCGGATCCGCAGAACGCGGTCTCAATTCTGAAGGAGGAGGCGACTCGTCGGAACGGAGCGTCTCAGCTGACCCCGACTGCCGGGCTCTTCCTTCGAGGTGCCATTCCGCTGGCCTCCGATCCTCTGGGAAGCTGGGCGGTGGGGGGACACCTGAGGCCGATCCAAGACAACGCTCTGCGGAATTACCTCTTCTTACAGCAAGAAACGCTCAATGCTCAGCAGCGCCTTGAGGCGGATCTCCGCTTCATCGAGGAGACAAACGCCGCGATCGTGAAGACGAACCAGCAAGTTCTGCCGGTCCTCCAGCAAGGGACTGGGCTCGAATCCGGCCTTGATCGCCAGGGCTGGCAGGACTGGTTTCTCAACCAGATCGGCTTCCAGGCCCATCGGGGGCGGGATACCGCTCGCCGCCCGATCATCGATCAACGGGTCATGTTCGGGCAGCTCACGACGTCGTGCTTCGCGGCTGGGACGCCGGTTTGGACCGATCGGGGGACCGTCCCCATCGAGGACCTTATCTTGGGCGACCTCGTCCTCAGCCAGGACACGACCACCGGAGCCCTTTCCTATCGCCCGATCATCGCCACGCACCACAACCCACCGAGCAAAACGTTTGAGGTTCGCATCGACGGCGAGACGATCGTCGCCAGCGAGTTTCACCGCTTCTGGGTCGCAGGCCGGGGCTGGGTGATGGCCAGGGATCTGGACGTCGGCGACGTGGTCCGGGCGCTCGGCCGGACCGCTGCCGTCGAGGCCATCGACGACGGCCAGGTTCAGCCGGTGTTCAACCTCAGCGTGGCCGATTCGCGGAGCTTCTTCGTTGGGGAACTGGGCGCATTGGTGCATGATAATTCCCTCCCCTCGGCGACGATCGCTCCCTTCGACGCCGTGCCCGACCTTGCGGCGCTGAAGCTCCTTGAGGCTCCTGAGGCCGACTCGGGAGGCTGA
- a CDS encoding L-2-amino-thiazoline-4-carboxylic acid hydrolase, protein MDEQPPPSRRMTLLEQREIEGKIVAPLIQAVREELGDERTMALLRRVVEGLAHDSGAELARSGVAEGLIGFARTLDRWTEGGALEIELLEQSAERLDFNVTRCRYAEMYHRLGLGTLGASLSCCRDAALASGFDPEIKLSRSQTILEGAPFCDFRFRRASSNGPNQIESPTTPDSCNSEGGVEP, encoded by the coding sequence ATGGATGAACAACCGCCGCCATCTCGACGGATGACACTGCTCGAACAGCGAGAAATCGAGGGAAAGATCGTCGCTCCGCTGATTCAAGCCGTCCGAGAGGAACTGGGAGACGAACGGACGATGGCCCTGTTGCGTCGAGTGGTCGAGGGGCTGGCGCACGATTCGGGAGCGGAACTGGCCCGGTCGGGCGTCGCCGAGGGCCTGATCGGCTTCGCCCGAACGCTCGATCGCTGGACCGAGGGAGGAGCCCTGGAAATCGAGCTGCTGGAGCAGTCGGCCGAGCGGCTCGACTTTAATGTGACCCGCTGCCGATACGCCGAGATGTACCATCGGCTGGGTCTCGGTACGCTCGGGGCCAGTCTATCCTGTTGCCGAGATGCGGCCCTCGCCTCCGGGTTCGATCCCGAGATCAAGCTGTCCCGATCTCAAACGATCCTGGAGGGGGCACCGTTCTGCGACTTTCGCTTTCGAAGGGCCTCCTCGAACGGTCCGAATCAGATCGAATCGCCCACGACGCCAGATTCTTGCAATTCCGAAGGCGGCGTGGAACCATAG
- a CDS encoding M24 family metallopeptidase gives MSTEIRVGDVYFNLGDDDGNPSSGEIATERRVLETAEDHPHTETLPVLADPAADHLDPDLMQRRADVDEKHQRVVEFLERHGYDAAVLGRAESVSWFTAGGELRRHLASSERASALVFVTRQSRAILTDNVQSPRIFEEEVAGLGFHLKERPWHEPVEANVAALSRSKKVVTDTHGLNLAVDQDGLGALRLTLTKLERQRLRELGRTMTLCVEATCRNFHPRETEADLAGHLAHRMLREGVTPVDLCVAGDDRARRYRQPTFKSVPIERMATITAIGRRHGLCAAVTRIVSFGPVPKAVQEALAVAAMVDATAIYFSRPGQTVADVFRRVRRIYEKFGHPHEWTLATQGAIIGYRPVERPLLPETSFPFTSHLPVRWTPSVGPARSEDTIVVDERGFEVVTEAQRWPKLEVMVKGFPLPRPGILER, from the coding sequence GTGTCAACCGAAATTCGGGTCGGAGACGTCTACTTCAACCTTGGTGACGACGACGGAAACCCCAGCAGCGGCGAGATTGCGACCGAACGCCGGGTCCTGGAAACCGCCGAGGACCATCCCCATACCGAAACGCTCCCTGTGCTGGCCGATCCGGCGGCCGATCATCTCGACCCGGACTTGATGCAGCGCCGGGCCGATGTGGACGAGAAGCATCAGCGCGTCGTCGAGTTCCTGGAGCGCCACGGCTACGATGCCGCCGTTCTGGGGCGGGCCGAGTCGGTGTCGTGGTTCACGGCCGGGGGAGAGCTTCGGCGGCATCTGGCCTCGTCGGAACGGGCCTCGGCGCTCGTGTTCGTCACGCGTCAGTCACGCGCGATCTTGACCGACAATGTACAAAGTCCCCGGATCTTCGAGGAGGAAGTGGCCGGCCTGGGCTTTCACCTCAAGGAGCGGCCCTGGCACGAGCCAGTCGAGGCAAACGTTGCGGCCCTGAGCCGGAGCAAGAAGGTCGTCACCGATACGCATGGCCTGAATCTCGCGGTCGATCAGGATGGGCTCGGCGCGCTTCGCCTGACCCTGACGAAGCTGGAACGGCAGCGCCTCCGAGAGCTGGGGCGAACCATGACGCTCTGTGTCGAGGCAACATGCCGGAACTTCCACCCTCGCGAAACCGAGGCCGACCTGGCCGGCCACCTCGCCCATCGGATGCTCCGCGAAGGGGTCACGCCGGTGGATCTCTGTGTGGCCGGAGACGACCGGGCACGTCGCTACCGTCAGCCAACCTTCAAGTCGGTCCCGATCGAGCGGATGGCGACCATTACGGCGATCGGCCGAAGGCACGGCCTGTGCGCGGCCGTCACCCGGATCGTCTCGTTCGGCCCGGTTCCGAAGGCAGTTCAAGAGGCCCTGGCGGTCGCCGCGATGGTCGATGCCACGGCAATCTACTTCTCCCGCCCTGGCCAGACGGTCGCCGACGTCTTCCGCCGGGTCCGACGCATCTACGAAAAGTTTGGGCATCCGCACGAGTGGACACTGGCCACGCAAGGAGCGATCATTGGCTATCGCCCGGTCGAGCGTCCCCTGTTGCCCGAAACGTCGTTCCCGTTCACGTCGCATTTGCCGGTACGATGGACGCCCAGCGTCGGCCCCGCCCGGTCGGAAGATACGATCGTCGTGGACGAACGCGGCTTCGAGGTCGTGACCGAAGCCCAACGTTGGCCAAAACTTGAGGTCATGGTCAAGGGCTTCCCCTTGCCTCGTCCCGGCATCCTGGAACGGTGA